The window ACGGGCAAGACATGTGTATAGCTTCAACTATGAAGTAAATGATTCTTTGCAAACTGCATATATACATCTCAATCGCATGATTGATAGATGTGGAAAATGACAAAAAAGTGGTGTACCGTGTGAGCACACAAGAACAACGATTAGATCGTTTAACAAGCCATATATTCATAATCTTGTTAACTATAATTTGACATATGTTGTCTATCGAGCTGTATATTAAACAAAAACTATGAACCCTTTACCACGTCCTCCTCAATGCGAATTACCAAAAGACATTTTAGTGATGTTACCCCATCTAAAACTTAAATATTTACATATATttattgttcttttatttttatattagaTACACTATTCCGTGTAATAAAAGAAGTGTTATCcacttttatttgaaaattttaaaaaaagcaCAACCATCCTATTTAGGAGCTTACAAAATACGACTTTATACCCACAAAATTAGAGTGTGTATGTCTATGGATAATCTTTGCTACATAGAACACGATGAAAAAAACCACCATAAACGGAATTTGTATGAAAGAGTTATAAaagttcaaagttttttttttcatatttttcactGAGTAGACTACTTTGGTCTTAAAAAAATATGCATTCCAGTCATCTGATATTGGAATATGATATGTTCTTGTATATTCTTTACTAAATAAAACACAATGAAAGACAATTAATTCGAAACAAAGTTCATATAAAGATGTTATGAAAGTTCAAAGTTAGAAAAAGTTAAGTTTTCTTAGGCATAATCTATGAAAATCCATCTAGACaatacatgtttttcaaaaaagaaaaaaaaatgacaagACAATAAATACTTAAAAAAATGCAAATGACGTCACCTTTAGCGGTCGGCACCCATGTTTTTTTTAGATAACGTCACTTTTAACAGATAACTTTGTTACTTTTAGATGATCATTTGCGAAAATTGTAGTTATttaagttatttttattttatggctACATATGATAACAAATATAACTATTAtgattattttctttttatattaTAATCTTATGGTTGATATTTATTAGGGGTAAGCACGGTGTGGTTCGGTGCGATTATTAgctaaaacctcaccactaaccgcaaatgcggttaatctattttcaaaaccgcttaGTGCGGTTATTTTTGGGGTGCGGTGcggttttagttttttttttttttttttttggttattaaccgcatggatttggtgcagttattttgtgtggtttttaaccacagtttagagCTGAAACGATTTTAAGAGCTCAAACATATTACTTCTAATAATAAAAAATCATATGGTataaaacaattaacttaaatcacagacaactaatatcttaaaaacgtcaaatcaatagtaattaacaataaatatcttaaaattgtcaaATTGCACTATTTGTCAAAATTACCATAACAAAAAACCAACATTTTTGACTTATATTTTATCTTTCTTTCATCCATGAAActagttttatttttaatatttaatatattaataaataaaaaaaacaaattgtatataatatatacggtgcggtgcggttttttttgcgatttttgaaaactaataaccacACCGCACCGTAAATTTGCGATTTTTGAAAAACAGTAAACCTCACCAttggtttttattgcggttgcggttaATCGGTTGCGGTTTTTACGGTTAATTTTAGCTGCAGTGctgtttttgctcacccctatatTATTGATATATAAAATTTCTGGAAACATATAATTTCCAAAACATAACATATTCTTAAAATACGATTTCCCTTTATTTGATGGCGATGAGAGAGATTTGATGTGATGAACTACAATGACTTAGTGtaactactttttagaaaattttgaccGACAAGTTCTTTTTTCTTATTTcacatttattttttaataatataatgtTCAATATAGCGTTCGAAAATATAAAACGATTAAAGCTGCAAATCTTTTTCATGCTACTTAAATGTCGCCTCACTAACCCAATTTGTTTTTAATACAACTTcactatattttaaaaaaatcgtTTAAAGTTATATGTAAGGCTATTAATGGTATCCGTTGTAGTTGatatatttaataaattaaaaagaatGAAATTGATGAAAAATAATGATGAAAATGTATAGGCTAAAGTTTGTAATTGCAAATGATATGAAAAAACTTTTAATTAGAAAACCTCTCACAATAAGAGAAGTTATTTCTAAAGCTTATTTACGCAAAAACTCACATTATGACACTCATTAAATTGAAAGAAAATTATAAGAGTGGACGGTATGATAGATTAGATGCGGAATGTCTTAAGTATCGTCAgtacttaaaaaaatataatttcgtCTTTAGACCGTTTAGAGTGGGCAACGCCAAAGGGCGTTATGCTGATTTGGCCAACAAAAAACACCGGTATAACGGCTGGCACACCGCCCCCCTTAGTCGTTATACCGTGTTACGTTACGAGACGTTTTGGTGATAACGAGTGCAACGACATAATTTTAGTTTTCAACCATTGTAAAACggtcaaaaacataaaaaaacaaaaaatcaatcATTTTACCTATTttacacctctctctctctctctctctctctctctctctctatatatatatatatatatatatatatatatatatatatatatatatatatagtaggtaAAAAATGTTTGATATAAGATTGTAGGTAAAAAataaaggtatatatatatatatatatatatatatatatatatatatatatatatatatatatacctttatTTTTTACCTACAATCTTATATCAAACATTTTTAATTTCAAATCTTCAAAAAATTTCTCTTTTCATTACTATGGATCAAAACCCCAACACTCTTCCTCCAAACACAAATACACATCCGCCTCTCGGTTTTGCACAATACGAAATGTACGCGAACATCCTCAACACTCAAGGCAATTTTTTCAATTCCGGCTCACCCTCACCACATTTCACTACAACCCTTCTACAAAACCTCTTCAACCCATTTGCTACAGTACAAAAATACCCCACAGCCACCACCCACCCAACAAACGGTACCCGAGACACAGGGGTGGAGGGAGCAAAAAAAACGGCCCAAAGAGGGAGAGAACGAAGGAAAGGGAAAGTGGTTGCGGTGGAGCAATCAGAAGACGAACCTCCAACATGGTGGACCGCGGAGGAGGAATAGGCGTTGGCGGTGGGTTGGTGTGGGACATCAAAAAATCCAACGCAAGGAAACAATATGCGAAAGGTTGCTTTTTGGGAAGCCGTGATCGTCAAATTTCGTACCATTTTGAAGAAAGATGAAAAGTACTGCAATCACGACATGTTGAGTAGCAAATGGACTTAAATAAGCAAGAAATGCACCAAGTTCAATTATATCCATAACAAACTTTCCTCTCACAAGCAAAGTGTTGCGACCGATTTTGACGTTTATAGAGCGGCGAAGGAGCAATATCATGTCGAGACCGGTCACGTTTTTTAGCACGAAAAAATTTGAGAGATTGTCGAGGAAGACCGAAAGTGGAATAAAACGGACACATTTATGGAACAATAATCGAAGAGGTCGCGCAACTCGGGTTCGGTCGATGTTTCAGACGCACGCACAAACATCGACCTCAATGCGGACATTGATGAGATATCGGACGACTTGAACAACCTTTAAGAGATCTCCCTGCCTCGACAACCGATAGGCCGCGACAAAGCGAGGCGTGCTCAACGAAACACGAATGAAGCCGAAAGTAGACGTTGAGAGCAAGCCGAAATGAAACAAAAATTTGACGAGCACAACGAAATCGCGCATAAAAGATATGAGTTGCAACAAGATCATTTTTAGTTCCTACGTCGTGAAGCCGAGAATGATCGTATTGCGAAAGATTTGACAATTCTTCAAACTAGCAAGAAGAATTTGCCACCGAGACGGTTGGAGACACTTCGAAAAATGAAGGTGGAGATTGAATAGAAATATTTAGACCAAGATtagtgttttgtttttttttcgttGTGATGTTTTTTTCGTTGTAATGTCGTTTATATTTTTTTCgttgttattatttttttggaAACGGAAAATATTATTATAAAACCCATGATTAGCAAGCGACTAAATCATGGAAAAGAGAAAGCAAAACAAGTTTTAGAAACAGGaaggaaaaaacaaaaaaaacaagcaAATTACAAGAAATGTTCAAAAGCTGAACAATACCATTCCGCCCAACTGCCATAATCCGAAGAGCTCCTGTACTTATACCAATTATAGGATGTGGAGATAATGGTATCTGTCACGTTCGTAGGGGCagtaaaagagtttttgaacacCCTATCATTTCTGGCTAACCAGATAGACCAGATGGTACAGTATAGGATCATACTACCAATCAACCTTCTTTTACACCTATTTCCTCCGGAAGCCATCGAATCGAGAAAGTCCAACATGCTGTTAAATCTTCTAGGTTGAAAACCACACCATTTAAAGATCCATATGTGAACCTCCTGAGCAAATTCACAGTTAAGAAGAAGATGAGTTGTCGTTTCCCGTTCATTACCGCACATCGGACAATGTTGGGATTGAGTTTGAACACCCTTTTTATTTAATGAATCCGCCACTGGAATACATCTTAAACGATTTGATAGGTGGCAACATTTAACTTTTTTCGTTGTAATGTagtttttaattagtatttattttaattatgtgttatttaatttatatgtttttaaaaaaattattatgacataaattaaaaaaaataaaacaaaatagaaaaatggaaattacaaacataaaaaaaaaaaaaattaaatagaaaatGATAGATGTTATTACATATTATTTGGTGTTGTCCATTTCCACCTTGTGTGTTATAACACCAAAAGTATGAGTAGGATGATGAGGTAGACACTTTGGATCTCCCtatctaataaaaaaatagttttattttcCTTTTGACACGTGTCATCTTATTAGTCCCCTAACAAAAGTGTGTCGCCATATTATATTTACTAGTGTATAACCTGTGTGAACCAcaggttataaaattaattaaacttttgtaataaaattttataattattaatcaattattttaaataaattattaattaagagatatatatgaaaattttaaagttattatagcttcaaatttaaaatataattagaaaatataaatttgaattttgaaatgagttgcCTAATATATCTACATGATACATGGAATAATATTAATGTGGGGTTGTATTAGAATGACACGACAAAAGGAGATTAAaagtattcatttattagaatagggattgaTTAATGCATGTCATTTATAAACCTATTgattatccatttcaaatttcaaattttaaatttctcactctaattacattagattaataacattagaataaaaattaaaataaatttaatataaataataaagtgatataatttcatatatttatttaaatcaatgattaaaatttatataactaaaaaaaatctcttaattaataatttatttaaaatagtttattaataatttttaacttttattttaaaagtttaattaattgtaTAACCGTGGTTcacacgggttataaactaatgtGATAATATATAATAACATGTTGTCCATTCCCAACAGCCTTAATAGTAATAGACAAGTTAAGGGATAATCAACTTTATGAAATATGAACCCTTGCTCCCTCATTGATACCTTTCTTTCTATTTGTATCATATGTATTATTAACTGTATCAAAATgtatgatttgagagagattaaattttatatattatgTTAGGGAGACGTTTGAAAGTGAGAGCTGAAAAAAATATTGATATGATGATTATAAAGCATTTGGATTGAAAGAGATGAAATGAATAGACTTTTTCCATCTTAAGAATCAAATAGATAGATATTTGTATTTAAACGAATAAAACTcaatatttttattgtttttatattGGGAAATCAgatattcttttattttatttttagtcattaaatcaaaacaaatattaaaatcaaaataaataattaataaagatAATTAGTGGATACCATAACTTAATAGGTAAATAAATAGGAAAGaaacggaattttttttttttgttatatacttttatttataatagcattattatataatataatataagttataaattattattataaaataatactCCTAATATAAAATAAGTTGTTTCTGTGCTGATTTCCGTTGCAAACCAAAACCCTCTCACATCAAAGCACCCCTCTCTTCTGTATCTTCACCATGTGAAAGTGAAACCCCCTTAATTTACAAATTACAGCCCCTCCCTCTTCATCTCTCTAGTTCTGTACACACACCGCGGCACATACTTCGATATACTCTCATATATACGTATATACATATACGTATCAACCGATTGTAGTCATCATCTTCAGCTTGATTCAGGGGAGTGTGCAAGCTGGCACCATTGCATGCTCTCCCAAGAAACTTTACTCTTTAAAACCCCAATTCATTTTCCTCAACTTTTCACTCTAATTTCTTAATTTTGCTGTTGTGGGTTTTGTCGGTTTAGGTTTGATTTCGTAGATCTGTCGCTTCTGTGCCCTGAATCTGGCCCTAATATGAAACTGGTTCAAAAAGATTCAGAGAAGATCATATGGGATCAGATGAGAACCCACGCTTCGAACAATACATCACCCATTTTGTCAAATCGGGTCGGCAGTGGGTTACCCAAGCTTATGCTGTATCTTATCTCTTTCGTCTGTGCAACTTACCTTGTTTACACTCTCAAGCTTCTCAACACCCCTAATTTGCCTTGTGGCGAACATGATTTGATATTTTCTTCTCGTGCTTCGTCACAGAACGTTACGCTTACGCCGGCGATCGTTGCACCGGAGAAAACGGAGCTCAAACACATTGTTTTTGGCATTGCAGCGTCGGCAAAGCTCTGGGAGAAACGGAAGAATTACATCAAGTTGTGGTGGAAGAAAGAGGCGAAAATGAGGGGGATTGTGTGGTTAGACAACCCAGTCAAAACCCAACCTGATGATGGTCTGCCGCCGTTAAAAATTTCCGGCGATACCGCGCATTTTGCTTATAAGAACAAACAGGGTCACCGGTCGGCGATTCGGATATCCAGGATTATTTCGGAGACGATACGATTAGGGATGGATAATGTAAGGTGGTTTGTAATGGGGGACGATGACACAGTGTTCATTACTGATAATCTTGTTAGGGTTTTGAACAAGTACGATCACAATCAATATTACTACATCGGAAGCTTGTCGGAAAGTCATCTCCAGAACATATACTTCAGCTACGGTATGGCGTACGGCGGCGGCGGTTTTGCTATCAGCTATCCCTTAGCTAAAGCTCTGGAGAAGATGCAAGATCGGTGTATTCAGAGGTATCCCGGACTGTACGGCTCCGACGATCGGATGCAGGCGTGTATGGCTGAGCTCGGTGTGCCACTCACCAAAGAACTCGGCTTTCACCAGGTTAGTGAAACCTAAAACTCTTCGATTCTCGTTGATATTTCTTTCCAGGGTTGTACATTGTGCAAAATTAGTTGTGCTTTTCATCTAATAATCTCCAAAGATTGCTCTAACACATCAATGGGGTAAAACCCATCTCCAGAATGGTATTGAATTGCATAATGATGTTGTAACTTGTAAGTAATGCTTGCTTGGTTGCACCTAAAGTGGTCAAGAACAAAATTTTCTTGATTGTTGCAACCTGCAAGTGGTCTATTAGTTTATTACTTTCCAAATTGCAAACATTTTGTATTTATGATTGCAACGTCTCCCTTTTCTGCTAATTTCCAAGTTAAAGTTACATTTTTACCTTGATCCTGAAGAAATTCTTTGTTTTATTACCATTATAACTCATTCTAGATGTTAAGCCTATAAGAAAAAACATTTTATCATTATTAACAACTCCAGTAAAGAACAGGATCTATTTATCTAAGCATTACAGCCTTCGTTTAGAAGATGATGATAGGATTCTTATTATATTCATTATAAATTTAGTGGGACACACAATAAAGAAATATATGTCTCCATTTATTATGTTAAAAAAACTAGACATAAAATGGAAAAATGTCACTTTTATGATATATGTCTTTTGCTAGGATTTTAACCATATCAATGTGACAATGCCCATAAGTATACACCGACAAATCGTACTAAAATCTACCACTTTCACTACATTCTTCctcattttttttttgcaatttctGTAAACCAGAATTAAATTGTGTTATAATCACAAAATTCACCCATTATTCTTTTCTTTGACAAAAAGCTTTCTTCATTTATAGTGGATGTGGTGATATTAAGCTTACAAGTTACAACACAGGTAAGGGGATGTAGATGTAGATAGTAGTCATAGTACTAGTAGGATTCTTTGTAGTCCAACAATATTTGACTCTTTTGTCCTTATCAACATTATTTTGTGGTAGTgaaaaaaaaccttcattcacTTTTCTTGAATTTCCATTTATAATTTCAGAGCAATAATTGGTGCATATGCTAACTTCCAAAATCCAACATTATTGATATGTACTATTCTCATTAGCCTTATTGTATCCTATCTTTTCACTTCTCAATTTTTTTGGTGTAAAGTTTGCTACTTTAATACAGGAATGGGTCACCCTTATAGTTAAAAAGCATGTCTGATATgggttttctttttttctttttaaatttctttttatttacaGTATGACGTGTATGGAAACTTATTTGGGCTACTTGCTGCACACCCGGTGACACCAATAGTCTCGTTACACCATCTTGATGTAGTCGAACCAATCTTTCCTGAAGTGACACGTGTCGAGGCTCTAAAAAGACTAATGCTACCAATGAAACTGGATTCGGCTGGACTTATCCAACAATCCATTTGTTATGACACCTCAAAAAGTTGGACAGTTTCGGTTTCTTGGGGATTTGCAATTCAAGTTTTTAGAGGAATCATGTCCCCACGTGAAGTCGAAATGCCTTCTAGAACTTTCTTGAATTGGTATCGAAGAGCGGATTATACCGCGTACGCATTCAATACGCGTCCGGTTGCTAGAAACCCGTGTCAGAAACCGTTTGTGTTTTATATGACAAAAGTGCGGTTGAATTCGACTACGAATGAGACCGTGAGTGAATACACGCGTCATCGTGTCCCTCATCCTCCTTGCAAATGGAAGATGTTGGATCCTTCGATTCTTGATAAAGTTGTTGTTTATAAAAGACCGGATCCGCAATTATGGGATAGGGTAAGTGTCAGTAAAGGAAGGGTTGTTTCTTTTTGGGAAACGGTCAGTTTACAGTTTAATCCCAAGATTAATTTTTTGAACAGAAAAGTccaaattattttataatttgcCCAAATTAACGAAAACGACAGATTATCGTATAAAATTAGATAATCGAGACTTTTAATCTTGGGCGTAAACGGACACAAAATATTAAGACTGTATCTTTTTTACTTAATCTGAACAAACAgaatgacttaatgggttaagccaaaaACCCTGACTTGATGTATTTAAACACTAAACAATCATTtgttatttatcatattttacacacaagggtaaaatggtaatttactAGAGTAAAAAACAAAGTATTTATGTATCCAATGGTCATTTAGTTAGATTCGGACGGTTTATTCAGTCCAGAAAGAAACAG of the Lactuca sativa cultivar Salinas chromosome 6, Lsat_Salinas_v11, whole genome shotgun sequence genome contains:
- the LOC111921863 gene encoding uncharacterized protein LOC111921863, whose translation is MKLVQKDSEKIIWDQMRTHASNNTSPILSNRVGSGLPKLMLYLISFVCATYLVYTLKLLNTPNLPCGEHDLIFSSRASSQNVTLTPAIVAPEKTELKHIVFGIAASAKLWEKRKNYIKLWWKKEAKMRGIVWLDNPVKTQPDDGLPPLKISGDTAHFAYKNKQGHRSAIRISRIISETIRLGMDNVRWFVMGDDDTVFITDNLVRVLNKYDHNQYYYIGSLSESHLQNIYFSYGMAYGGGGFAISYPLAKALEKMQDRCIQRYPGLYGSDDRMQACMAELGVPLTKELGFHQYDVYGNLFGLLAAHPVTPIVSLHHLDVVEPIFPEVTRVEALKRLMLPMKLDSAGLIQQSICYDTSKSWTVSVSWGFAIQVFRGIMSPREVEMPSRTFLNWYRRADYTAYAFNTRPVARNPCQKPFVFYMTKVRLNSTTNETVSEYTRHRVPHPPCKWKMLDPSILDKVVVYKRPDPQLWDRSPRRNCCRVLESKRKGLVVDVGLCGEGEISEVE